The Glycine soja cultivar W05 chromosome 3, ASM419377v2, whole genome shotgun sequence genome window below encodes:
- the LOC114407219 gene encoding probable small nuclear ribonucleoprotein G, translated as MSRSGQPPDLKKYMDKKLQIKLNANRMVVGTLRGFDQFMNLVVDNTVEVNGNEKNDIGMVVIRGNSVVTVEALEPVNRT; from the exons ATGAGCAGATCAGGGCAACCACCGGATTTGAAGAA GTACATGGACAAGAAGCTTCAGA TCAAGCTGAATGCAAATCGCATGGTTGTTGGTACTCTCCGTGGCTTCGACCAGTTTATGAATTTAGTTGTTGACAACACTGTGGAAGTGAATGGCAATGAGAAAAATGACATAGGGATGGTG GTAATCAGAGGAAATAGTGTGGTCACTGTTGAGGCGCTTGAACCTGTGAACAGGACTTGA